The Balneola sp. MJW-20 genome window below encodes:
- a CDS encoding carboxypeptidase regulatory-like domain-containing protein: MTSDLFSRWQILLLLVLIFTGGAVHAQQFGSLRALVISADTGEPIVGAHITVYNENNEIVYVNVTNLDGFSLFRDLDAKVYRFRVTSLGYMTLEQYVEVEPGQRDVIRIRMEPSVDEMDEILVEGRRDNTAGRAGIDRIQRDDLARIPTAGLSGDLASYLSTLPGVVTTGDSGGDLYIRGGLPSQNIVFIDHIPVVKPFHISNIYSAFPEEVLQTADVYAGGFGAEFTNATSAVVDVQLRPGNLVRPRGTATVSPFITSLTAEGPLAKDVSSILISGRLSTISTGSDLLSSRQQDLKFFDLIGRYTLSTESFNCNITGMMTSDEGVLNPQRGVDIGWTNNAAGLRCFGFDGSFAFPFEFTLGYSDFENYEGSAANKQSYSKVAEAFIQFDQRFYALGSEWELGLRPSVKSYRARLSSRFSGIESFEEALPILQGYIRVDLKPNPEWTIQPGIGSISSTNGGPTFEPRLRISYKPEKLEKTEISAATGRYYQLADGISDQRDAGNSFYIWRPSQKRFPLQESIHSMIDFQQGIGNYINTNVEFYSKWYKNLIVAKWTPESQISTDPGLADGLSYGVDLRFNYNKRPLNMALSYGYSIVEYEAAADDLGAWIDGEVVRYNPAHDQRHRFNAVLNYDLGFVTTGIRWEFGTGLPYTRVFGYDLYIGILQQDPNLVPGTARTLYSEPYGARLPTYHRLDMSVRKSFTLNEEWGIDLEAGSYNLYNRANVFLYDVNEVARVDQIAFIPYLSVKTRFN, translated from the coding sequence ATGACCTCAGACCTGTTCAGCCGGTGGCAGATCCTGCTGCTTTTAGTTTTGATATTTACAGGCGGGGCAGTGCACGCCCAGCAATTTGGCAGCCTCAGAGCACTGGTCATATCCGCAGATACCGGGGAGCCCATTGTAGGCGCACATATTACGGTCTATAATGAGAATAACGAGATCGTTTATGTGAATGTCACGAACCTGGATGGTTTTTCCTTGTTCCGAGATCTGGATGCAAAAGTGTACCGTTTCAGGGTTACATCCCTGGGTTATATGACCCTGGAGCAATACGTGGAAGTAGAACCAGGGCAGAGGGATGTGATCCGGATCAGGATGGAGCCCTCTGTTGATGAGATGGATGAGATCCTGGTAGAAGGCAGGCGTGATAATACAGCCGGCCGAGCCGGGATAGATCGTATTCAGAGAGATGACCTTGCACGTATCCCTACGGCGGGACTATCAGGCGATCTTGCATCTTATTTATCCACCCTGCCCGGAGTAGTTACTACCGGAGACAGCGGTGGTGACCTCTATATCCGTGGGGGACTTCCTTCACAGAATATCGTCTTCATTGATCATATACCGGTGGTCAAGCCTTTTCATATTTCCAATATCTATTCGGCCTTTCCTGAGGAAGTGCTTCAGACCGCTGATGTATATGCGGGAGGGTTCGGAGCTGAGTTCACTAATGCCACCTCAGCAGTGGTCGACGTACAGCTCAGGCCCGGAAATCTCGTAAGGCCAAGGGGAACTGCGACGGTCAGTCCCTTTATTACCTCACTGACAGCCGAAGGTCCGCTGGCCAAAGATGTTTCATCCATACTGATCAGCGGGAGATTATCTACCATTTCAACCGGGTCAGATCTGTTATCCAGCAGGCAGCAGGACCTGAAGTTCTTTGACCTGATCGGCCGTTACACCCTCAGCACCGAAAGTTTCAATTGCAATATTACAGGTATGATGACTAGTGACGAGGGTGTGCTGAATCCCCAGCGTGGCGTAGACATCGGATGGACCAATAATGCTGCCGGCTTGCGCTGTTTCGGTTTTGACGGGTCTTTCGCTTTTCCCTTTGAATTCACACTGGGTTATTCTGACTTTGAGAATTATGAAGGCAGCGCAGCAAATAAACAAAGCTACTCAAAGGTAGCCGAGGCTTTTATTCAGTTCGATCAGCGTTTCTATGCTTTAGGGTCGGAGTGGGAGCTGGGATTAAGACCTTCGGTTAAATCCTACAGGGCCAGACTGAGCAGCCGTTTCAGCGGTATTGAGTCCTTTGAAGAGGCACTTCCCATATTGCAGGGCTACATCAGGGTAGATCTCAAACCAAATCCCGAGTGGACAATACAGCCCGGGATAGGATCCATATCTTCAACAAACGGGGGGCCTACTTTTGAACCCCGGCTCAGGATCTCCTATAAACCCGAAAAACTGGAGAAGACCGAGATAAGTGCAGCAACAGGGCGGTATTATCAGCTGGCAGACGGGATCAGCGATCAGCGGGACGCAGGCAACTCTTTCTATATCTGGAGACCCAGCCAGAAACGGTTCCCGCTACAGGAATCCATACACAGTATGATCGATTTCCAGCAAGGGATCGGAAACTATATTAACACGAATGTTGAGTTCTACTCCAAATGGTATAAAAATCTGATTGTTGCAAAGTGGACTCCTGAATCACAGATATCCACCGACCCGGGACTGGCTGACGGACTTTCATATGGTGTCGATCTGAGGTTCAATTATAATAAGCGGCCTCTGAATATGGCACTATCCTACGGATATTCCATCGTGGAATATGAGGCAGCTGCCGACGATCTCGGTGCATGGATAGACGGTGAAGTGGTTCGCTATAATCCGGCGCATGACCAGCGGCACCGCTTTAATGCCGTTTTGAATTATGACCTCGGATTTGTTACAACGGGGATCCGCTGGGAATTCGGTACGGGACTGCCTTACACCCGTGTGTTCGGTTACGACCTTTATATTGGTATTCTTCAGCAGGACCCGAACCTGGTGCCCGGAACGGCAAGAACGTTATACAGTGAACCCTATGGTGCAAGGCTACCCACGTATCACCGCCTGGATATGTCGGTCAGAAAAAGTTTTACCCTGAATGAAGAATGGGGAATTGACCTGGAAGCGGGTTCCTATAATCTGTATAACCGGGCAAATGTGTTCCTGTACGATGTCAATGAAGTGGCGAGGGTAGACCAGATCGCATTTATACCCTACTTGTCAGTAAAAACCCGCTTTAACTGA
- a CDS encoding PH domain-containing protein: MSSKAKVLYKASFNPRIKNYIFWYGILISVVSLVGIPLLPFYLLLAYYFINKYFERLECELTTRSLRFKKGFIFHTEKTIPLDKIQDLTFKEGPLLKAFGLSILRVETAGTSVQGAADLSLIGIVDAAEFRNMVLEQRDVVTDNAGTGNAASDDNESLLVVLTEIRDTLNRIADKQ; this comes from the coding sequence ATGAGTTCCAAAGCAAAAGTACTGTATAAAGCTTCTTTCAATCCTCGAATTAAGAATTATATATTCTGGTACGGAATTCTTATTTCGGTCGTATCTCTGGTCGGAATCCCCTTACTGCCTTTTTATTTGCTGCTGGCCTATTATTTTATCAACAAATATTTCGAACGGCTGGAATGTGAACTTACCACAAGGTCCTTACGCTTTAAAAAAGGATTTATCTTTCATACTGAAAAAACCATCCCGCTGGACAAGATCCAGGATCTGACCTTCAAGGAAGGTCCTCTTTTAAAAGCTTTTGGACTCAGCATTCTCCGTGTAGAAACAGCGGGAACATCGGTACAGGGTGCAGCAGACCTTTCACTGATCGGTATCGTGGATGCTGCCGAATTCCGCAACATGGTGCTGGAACAAAGGGATGTGGTAACCGATAATGCCGGTACCGGAAATGCGGCCTCAGATGATAATGAAAGCCTGCTGGTGGTGCTTACGGAGATCAGAGATACGCTGAACAGGATCGCAGATAAACAGTAG
- a CDS encoding DUF2911 domain-containing protein — MKYSAILLTVLFLFTACQPDPYDPNKAAFVTYLGEDTLAVEEFEKTENGLEARVILRSPETVFSEYDVTLDDNGGIVEMERSIYSLEDGFTGQPAIVQTVRTIADSLRVEYMTDNGSRVFMIAHEEGVLPFIDMVHWPYELVLNRASEMGQDTLMQPLLSGSRISDFVIADMGQDSMTIRHPSRGVMGVRVNEAGDLMFLDAGLTTRKLKVYRVPSVDMLKIGRDFAASDKEGSPFGQLSSAEAETFSFKDTEFRVEYGSPKKRGRDLFGGIVPWGKRWRTGANRATHFYTSSDLMIGDLEVPAGEYTLFTIPEEDGGIMMINTQTGQNGQTYNEDLDLGRVPMSINNKEDSTEDFTIRVEETDTGGAIRLIWGQTVFSVDFTIR, encoded by the coding sequence ATGAAATATTCAGCAATATTACTAACGGTATTATTTCTGTTTACAGCCTGCCAGCCCGATCCCTACGATCCTAATAAAGCTGCCTTTGTCACTTATTTGGGTGAAGATACCCTGGCGGTGGAAGAATTTGAGAAGACTGAAAATGGTCTGGAAGCAAGGGTGATTCTCAGGAGCCCGGAAACGGTATTTAGTGAATATGATGTGACCCTGGATGATAATGGCGGAATCGTTGAAATGGAGCGGAGCATTTATTCGCTGGAAGACGGATTCACGGGACAGCCGGCAATCGTTCAGACGGTGCGAACTATTGCAGATAGTCTCCGTGTGGAATATATGACTGACAACGGTTCCCGTGTATTTATGATAGCCCATGAAGAAGGGGTGCTGCCTTTTATTGATATGGTTCACTGGCCTTACGAATTGGTTTTGAACCGGGCAAGTGAAATGGGACAGGATACATTAATGCAGCCACTACTCAGTGGCAGCCGGATCTCCGATTTTGTGATCGCCGATATGGGTCAGGATTCTATGACGATCCGTCACCCTTCCAGAGGAGTGATGGGAGTAAGGGTAAATGAAGCCGGTGACCTGATGTTTCTGGATGCAGGGCTAACTACACGTAAGCTGAAAGTATATAGAGTTCCATCTGTGGATATGCTTAAGATCGGAAGAGATTTTGCGGCCAGCGATAAAGAGGGCAGTCCCTTCGGGCAGCTTTCATCTGCAGAGGCAGAGACCTTTAGTTTTAAAGATACTGAATTCAGAGTGGAATACGGTTCCCCCAAAAAACGAGGCCGGGACCTCTTCGGCGGGATCGTACCATGGGGCAAACGCTGGAGAACCGGTGCCAACCGTGCAACCCACTTCTATACTTCTTCAGATCTTATGATCGGAGACCTGGAAGTGCCGGCCGGTGAATATACCTTGTTTACTATTCCGGAAGAGGATGGCGGGATCATGATGATAAATACACAGACGGGGCAAAACGGACAAACTTATAATGAAGACCTGGATCTGGGCCGCGTGCCGATGAGCATTAACAATAAAGAGGATAGTACAGAGGACTTTACCATACGGGTGGAAGAGACTGATACAGGCGGGGCGATACGTTTGATATGGGGTCAAACTGTATTCAGTGTGGATTTTACGATCCGTTGA
- a CDS encoding GAF domain-containing SpoIIE family protein phosphatase has product MTGSHSDQQTRQLQVAVNELTVLNDIATTISSMQPVEEIIDQIIMKCIKHLAVEEGTISLLEKESPDQAFMTMIRRQDTTADRLPIKLDTKLTGWMLRNRSILLSNDIHDDDRFQFMKDDESEFQSILSVPLIVKNDLIGYLAVFNKKNTDGFTDEDKRLLSIIGSQSAQVIENARLYEEEKALLSLQEEMKMAKNIQLNLLPKSNPELKGYEVAALNIPAKSVGGDYYDFILLDSGKTGFCVGDITGKGMPAAMLMANLQATLRSQCTIFEDPGTCLKGTNKQLHRSTEATKFATLFYGVLDQENGTLEYANGGHDAPLLYRKNDPVKELNATGLLLGVMPESDYTIGRIELEPGDLLALYTDGITEAMDKAGNEYGFDRLKTQLSGMAHESAETIKEGLLKDLKSHTGEAAQSDDITLMLIKRTT; this is encoded by the coding sequence ATGACTGGCAGCCATTCAGATCAGCAAACCCGACAGCTTCAGGTAGCTGTTAATGAACTTACCGTTCTAAATGATATTGCTACTACTATATCATCCATGCAGCCGGTTGAAGAGATCATTGATCAGATCATTATGAAGTGCATTAAGCACCTGGCAGTTGAAGAAGGAACGATCAGTCTGCTTGAGAAAGAATCACCCGATCAGGCCTTTATGACCATGATCCGGCGGCAGGATACAACAGCTGACCGCCTTCCGATCAAACTGGATACAAAACTCACCGGGTGGATGCTTAGAAACCGGAGTATACTACTGAGTAATGATATTCATGACGATGACCGGTTTCAGTTCATGAAAGATGATGAATCTGAATTCCAGTCTATTCTTTCTGTACCGCTGATCGTGAAAAATGACCTGATCGGATACCTCGCTGTATTTAATAAGAAAAATACGGATGGATTCACGGATGAAGATAAGAGGCTCTTATCCATCATCGGGTCTCAGTCTGCACAGGTGATCGAAAACGCCCGATTATATGAAGAAGAAAAAGCTCTTTTAAGTCTTCAGGAAGAAATGAAGATGGCAAAGAATATTCAGCTGAACCTGCTTCCTAAATCTAATCCGGAACTAAAGGGATATGAAGTGGCGGCCCTGAACATTCCAGCAAAGTCGGTGGGCGGGGACTATTATGATTTTATCTTACTGGACTCCGGTAAAACCGGATTTTGTGTGGGCGATATCACCGGAAAAGGGATGCCCGCTGCCATGCTTATGGCCAACCTGCAGGCCACACTCCGTTCGCAGTGTACAATCTTTGAAGACCCTGGAACCTGCCTCAAAGGAACTAATAAACAGCTGCATCGGAGTACCGAGGCTACAAAATTCGCTACTTTATTTTACGGGGTGCTCGATCAGGAAAATGGCACCCTCGAATATGCCAACGGCGGACATGATGCCCCTTTGTTATACCGGAAAAACGATCCTGTAAAAGAGCTGAATGCGACGGGTTTATTGCTGGGTGTAATGCCGGAATCAGATTATACCATCGGGCGGATCGAATTAGAACCCGGAGACCTTCTTGCATTATATACCGATGGCATCACTGAAGCCATGGATAAAGCAGGTAATGAATACGGCTTTGACCGCCTGAAGACCCAGCTTTCCGGAATGGCTCATGAATCAGCGGAGACGATCAAAGAAGGCCTGCTGAAAGATCTTAAATCTCATACCGGAGAAGCTGCTCAAAGTGATGACATCACACTCATGCTCATCAAGCGAACTACCTGA
- a CDS encoding protein kinase domain-containing protein codes for MPESILHYNIIEKLGEGGMGVVYLAEDTKLNRKVALKFLPDRVSRSDEVRERFMQEARSAAVLNHPNIAQVYAIEEENEDLFIAMEYVEGRDLKDALKEESYSIEQKYSIAEQVALGLKEAHNNGIIHRDIKSANIRIKQDGTVKVMDFGLARLEGSEHITKEGTTIGTTAYMAPEQLLGKEANARSDIWAFGVLLFEIFAGEMPFQGVYEQAIMYAIAEEDPKDILELAPDTPTNVMTVIDKCLQKLVENRYESMQEILNDLEDESLRPSKRKKKGTLIERTPALLAGIILTLVALSVIIIMQDNGTLFGSGELDRKYLAVLPVENIGGDVSMQAICEGLAETLSFKLSEVERYEDSYWVAPAGEMRNENIKTVSEASEKFGVNLAILSSMQSLGDSTRLTIELVDADNTRRIDVKRVMVESGNFLKLEREGVRAMLAMLNIEVNQGINASLTEDVPEDPEAYEYYLKGVAALQKGELADNLEIALENFRKAVEIDEEFALGYAGIGEVQYEQFQTTREQSYLREAESSVQTSLELNDKLIQIQILLGRIKSASGKLEEAVGHYYEAINIDPKYSEAYSGMAGVFSEMGNPEQAEQTYLQAIRLKPAYWKSHKELATFYYVNGQTDKAIEQFEKVTQLTPRNSTAYSNLGGVLIASGQKEKGRTVLERALAIDNNVFAAGNLAYMYYYDGMFEESAMMYELAAEENSNWYAFWGNLGSAYALSGQENKAREAYEKAVVLALGELEVNENNATVMADLASYYSDLGKRSQALEYIDRATKLNDQNSEIRYRAVSTYFNLGETDEALKWLDPGTMDRVELEPELQGLVNDPAYAKWKAGIEDN; via the coding sequence ATGCCTGAATCTATACTCCATTACAATATTATTGAAAAGCTCGGTGAGGGCGGTATGGGAGTGGTATATCTGGCAGAGGATACCAAGCTCAACCGAAAAGTTGCTCTCAAGTTTTTACCGGACCGCGTTTCCAGGAGTGATGAGGTCAGAGAGCGTTTTATGCAGGAAGCACGTTCAGCTGCCGTACTGAACCATCCCAATATTGCCCAGGTTTATGCGATCGAAGAGGAAAATGAAGATCTCTTCATTGCTATGGAGTATGTGGAAGGGAGGGACCTGAAAGATGCCCTTAAAGAAGAATCCTATTCCATTGAGCAAAAATATTCTATTGCAGAACAGGTGGCTCTGGGATTAAAGGAAGCACACAATAATGGGATCATTCACCGGGATATTAAATCGGCAAATATCCGCATAAAACAGGATGGCACGGTAAAGGTCATGGATTTCGGCTTGGCCAGACTGGAGGGATCCGAGCACATCACCAAAGAAGGAACCACCATTGGAACAACAGCCTATATGGCTCCGGAGCAGTTACTTGGAAAGGAAGCCAATGCAAGATCTGATATCTGGGCATTCGGGGTCCTGCTTTTTGAGATCTTTGCCGGAGAAATGCCGTTTCAGGGAGTTTATGAGCAGGCCATCATGTATGCCATCGCTGAAGAAGATCCTAAAGATATTCTTGAACTGGCTCCGGATACTCCCACAAATGTGATGACAGTCATTGATAAATGCCTGCAGAAGCTGGTCGAGAACCGCTACGAAAGTATGCAGGAGATCCTCAACGATCTGGAGGACGAGTCGCTCAGACCATCAAAGAGAAAAAAGAAAGGAACGCTTATTGAAAGAACTCCGGCACTGCTGGCCGGCATTATATTGACTCTGGTGGCTTTGTCAGTGATTATCATTATGCAGGATAACGGGACCCTGTTTGGCAGTGGTGAGCTGGACCGCAAATATCTGGCAGTTCTTCCTGTAGAGAATATTGGTGGGGATGTGAGCATGCAGGCTATCTGTGAAGGTCTTGCAGAAACCCTCTCTTTTAAATTATCTGAGGTTGAGCGATATGAAGATTCCTACTGGGTGGCTCCTGCAGGTGAAATGAGGAATGAAAATATCAAGACAGTATCCGAAGCTAGTGAGAAGTTCGGAGTGAATCTGGCGATACTCTCGAGCATGCAGTCGCTGGGCGATTCCACCCGCCTGACTATAGAACTGGTGGATGCAGATAATACCCGGCGTATTGATGTAAAACGGGTTATGGTAGAGAGCGGTAACTTTCTGAAGCTGGAAAGGGAGGGGGTCAGAGCCATGCTGGCTATGCTTAATATTGAGGTAAACCAGGGAATAAATGCATCTCTTACTGAGGATGTTCCGGAAGATCCGGAGGCTTATGAATATTACCTGAAGGGGGTAGCTGCTTTACAAAAAGGAGAATTGGCAGATAATCTGGAGATCGCCTTAGAGAACTTCAGAAAAGCCGTAGAGATCGATGAAGAGTTTGCACTCGGTTATGCCGGTATCGGGGAAGTACAGTATGAACAGTTTCAGACAACCCGGGAGCAGAGTTATCTTCGGGAAGCGGAGAGCTCTGTTCAAACATCACTTGAGCTGAATGACAAACTGATCCAGATCCAGATCCTTTTAGGCCGGATCAAGTCGGCCAGTGGAAAGCTGGAAGAAGCAGTCGGTCATTATTATGAGGCGATTAATATTGATCCGAAATATTCTGAAGCCTATTCCGGTATGGCCGGGGTGTTCTCTGAAATGGGCAATCCGGAACAGGCAGAACAGACCTACCTGCAGGCCATCAGACTTAAGCCGGCTTATTGGAAATCCCACAAAGAACTGGCGACTTTTTACTACGTGAACGGACAGACAGATAAAGCCATAGAGCAGTTTGAGAAAGTGACACAGCTGACTCCCAGGAATTCAACAGCATATTCTAATCTGGGAGGAGTTCTGATTGCATCCGGACAAAAAGAAAAAGGCAGAACGGTTCTTGAAAGAGCTCTTGCCATAGACAATAATGTATTTGCAGCAGGTAATCTGGCCTATATGTATTATTATGATGGAATGTTTGAGGAGTCCGCCATGATGTATGAACTGGCGGCTGAAGAAAATTCAAACTGGTATGCTTTTTGGGGAAATCTCGGGAGTGCATATGCACTATCTGGTCAGGAAAATAAAGCCCGGGAAGCCTATGAAAAAGCCGTCGTATTAGCCCTGGGTGAGTTGGAAGTGAACGAAAATAATGCAACAGTGATGGCAGATCTGGCATCCTATTATTCGGATCTCGGAAAACGATCACAAGCCCTGGAATATATTGACCGAGCCACGAAACTAAACGATCAGAATAGCGAAATAAGGTACCGTGCAGTATCTACCTATTTTAATCTGGGTGAGACGGATGAAGCATTGAAATGGCTGGACCCGGGGACCATGGACCGGGTGGAATTAGAACCAGAACTACAGGGATTAGTAAACGACCCTGCTTATGCAAAATGGAAAGCAGGCATAGAAGATAATTAA